GCACCATCTGGCAGGACCATTCGCCATTGCGGGGTGCAAAAAGAACATCGTTACTGCGTTCAGCCAGGCGGGCGACAAGCCGCTTCAGCTTCTGATCGACGATGAACACACGGCGCTCTCGGCTGCCTTTGCCTCGGACGCGAAGGGCGCCTTCGGCGCAGTCATAGTCTGCGGCCCGCAAACCGACCAGTTCGCTTACCCGCAGGCCTACCGAGATCAAGACCAGGATGGCCGCAGGAAACGACTTGGCGGAAAGGGAACGGGCGGGATCGTCGCAAAGCCCCCACGCCGCGTCCACGAGCAGTTTCGCATCCGCCCGACCCAATCCTCTAGGTAAGGACCGCGGGCGGGGGAGCTGCATCGCCAACTCACCGAAAGGCGAGCGCCTGATCGCGCCTGACCGCACCAGATCCTTGTAGAACCCCCTCAGGCACGCCATTCGCCGCCGCACCGTGCGGGGAGCGGCCTCCTTCTCGTCCGTGAGGTACCGGGCATAGGCGAGTATGCTCTCGCCGCGTCGGGGGCACAGATTACGCTGCTCGAGAAAGCTGGAATAGCTGCGCAGATCACCCTCATACGCCCTCGCCGTGTGGACCGAAGCGTTGCGGGTCACCTTCAGACGGCTCACATAGGCTGCCGCCATCGCCGATGTAACGATCAAGTTTTCCTCCAATCCGGACAAGAAGCCGCACGATCTGCCGGCGGCTCGCACCTATAAGCGGAGCATGGCCGGCGTCGCACCTTTCGGGCGGATCGAAATTCGATTATCTCCTGTGCCGACTTATGATGGATAACTCGGGATTATCGTGGAAGAGGCAAATCGGGTACGGCAATCCGCCACCAAGCATTATGCCTCGGGAGCCCCGATCTGGGTCGAGGATGATCGATGGAATCTACATAAGCGGGAGAATATCAGCCGCTTCTGCATGCAATGGGTGCAGATTCCGACAGCAGGCATGCATGTGCTGAATGCAGGTTCGGGGTCGCATTTCTATGATTGGCTACCCGAACAGACGATCAATATGGATCGGTTTTGGCTGCAGGCGGGGAAACTTCCCCGTGCCGTCGCTGCTGATATCGAAAGCCTGCCATTTAGATCGGCCAGCT
The sequence above is drawn from the Rhizorhabdus dicambivorans genome and encodes:
- a CDS encoding tyrosine-type recombinase/integrase; protein product: MIVTSAMAAAYVSRLKVTRNASVHTARAYEGDLRSYSSFLEQRNLCPRRGESILAYARYLTDEKEAAPRTVRRRMACLRGFYKDLVRSGAIRRSPFGELAMQLPRPRSLPRGLGRADAKLLVDAAWGLCDDPARSLSAKSFPAAILVLISVGLRVSELVGLRAADYDCAEGALRVRGKGSRERRVFIVDQKLKRLVARLAERSNDVLFAPRNGEWSCQMVRRHLRSFAQSAGVQRRVTPHMLRHSCATLLLEDGVDLRFLQRLLGHENISTTAIYAHVGDMSLKRALAEADLLTSLRG